One stretch of Chryseobacterium fluminis DNA includes these proteins:
- a CDS encoding NADH-quinone oxidoreductase subunit J family protein, producing the protein MDQFLFFLVAFLAVASAVYFVFARNPLYAILSLIVTMFSIAGMYILLNAQFLAIIQIIVYAGAIMVLFLYILMMLNLNKEDESKKGNTLKFIGVFTAGLLLIGVLGVFRGVQDHHVVVENVDKGVGLTKNLGRLLFNEYVLPFELASILILAGIVGAVLIGKKDL; encoded by the coding sequence ATGGATCAGTTTTTATTTTTCTTGGTGGCGTTTTTAGCAGTGGCAAGTGCGGTTTATTTCGTATTTGCCAGAAATCCTTTATATGCTATTCTGTCATTAATTGTTACAATGTTCTCTATTGCGGGAATGTACATCCTTCTGAATGCGCAGTTCCTGGCGATTATCCAGATTATTGTTTACGCCGGAGCTATCATGGTACTATTCCTTTATATCCTGATGATGCTTAACCTTAATAAGGAAGACGAAAGTAAGAAGGGCAATACTTTAAAATTTATTGGCGTTTTTACTGCCGGTTTGCTGTTAATCGGAGTATTGGGTGTTTTCAGAGGAGTTCAGGACCATCATGTCGTTGTTGAAAATGTAGACAAAGGCGTGGGTCTTACTAAAAATCTGGGTAGGCTTTTGTTTAATGAATATGTTTTACCGTTTGAGCTTGCATCCATCCTTATATTGGCAGGTATTGTAGGTGCGGTATTAATCGGTAAAAAAGATTTATAA
- a CDS encoding NuoI/complex I 23 kDa subunit family protein, whose translation MKLTNRSKVVSNKEMTLAEKIYLPAIFTGMGITFKHAVRTVLKGAPAVYSYPEVQKPRAEIWRGQHVLKRDEEGRERCTACGLCAVACPAEAITMTSAERTKEEKHLYREEKYASVYEINMLRCIFCGMCEEACPKSAIYLTDRLVDVETNRGSFIYGKDKLVEKINQRIDITERQSEKQKNAVK comes from the coding sequence ATGAAACTTACGAACAGATCAAAAGTTGTTTCCAATAAAGAAATGACCCTTGCTGAAAAAATCTACTTACCTGCGATTTTTACAGGAATGGGGATTACATTTAAGCATGCTGTCAGAACCGTATTGAAAGGTGCTCCAGCAGTATATTCGTATCCGGAGGTACAGAAACCGAGAGCAGAAATCTGGAGAGGTCAGCACGTCCTGAAAAGAGACGAAGAAGGCAGAGAAAGATGTACTGCCTGCGGACTTTGCGCGGTGGCATGTCCTGCAGAAGCCATTACAATGACTTCTGCTGAAAGAACCAAGGAAGAAAAACACCTTTACAGAGAAGAGAAGTACGCTTCAGTATACGAAATCAATATGCTAAGATGTATTTTCTGCGGTATGTGTGAGGAGGCTTGTCCTAAATCTGCCATCTATCTTACCGACCGATTGGTAGACGTGGAAACCAACAGAGGTTCTTTCATCTATGGAAAAGATAAATTGGTTGAAAAAATAAATCAAAGGATTGATATCACTGAAAGACAATCCGAGAAACAAAAAAATGCGGTAAAATAA
- a CDS encoding 2Fe-2S iron-sulfur cluster-binding protein translates to MSEEVKKFKITIDGQTTEVLPGTSILEAARQIGGKSVPPAMCYYSKLETSGGRCRTCLVEVSKGSEADPRPMPKLVASCRTNVMDGMEVKNLTSEKAQEGRKAVTEFLLVNHPLDCPVCDQAGECHLQDLGYEYGNPETRTEFERNTYDADDLGPHIKLNMDRCILCARCVLTANQLTDSREHGILFRGDHAEISTYLNKALDNDFIGNVIDVCPVGALTDRTARFASRVWFTKPMNATCTCDKCSGKATVWMKGNEIIRVTARKDQWGEVEEFICDTCRFERKELSDWNIEGPRHIDRHSVISLNHYEKPKDELRVLDNPLAKEISEKDEKL, encoded by the coding sequence ATGAGCGAAGAGGTTAAAAAATTCAAAATAACTATAGACGGACAGACTACCGAAGTTTTGCCTGGAACTTCTATTTTGGAAGCAGCCAGACAGATCGGTGGAAAATCTGTACCTCCTGCAATGTGCTACTACAGCAAATTGGAAACCAGTGGAGGAAGATGCAGAACTTGCCTTGTGGAAGTTTCTAAAGGATCGGAAGCAGATCCCCGCCCTATGCCGAAATTGGTAGCCAGCTGCAGAACCAATGTCATGGATGGAATGGAAGTGAAAAATCTTACTTCTGAAAAAGCCCAGGAAGGCAGAAAGGCTGTTACTGAGTTTTTATTGGTTAATCATCCATTGGACTGCCCTGTCTGCGATCAGGCCGGTGAATGTCATCTTCAGGATCTGGGTTATGAATATGGAAATCCCGAAACCAGAACTGAATTCGAAAGAAACACCTATGATGCAGATGATCTCGGTCCCCATATCAAATTAAATATGGACCGTTGCATTCTGTGTGCGAGATGTGTTCTGACAGCCAATCAACTGACAGACTCAAGAGAGCACGGAATTCTTTTCAGAGGCGATCACGCTGAAATTTCAACTTATCTTAATAAAGCTCTGGATAATGACTTCATCGGAAATGTAATCGACGTTTGTCCGGTAGGAGCATTAACCGACAGAACGGCACGTTTTGCGAGCAGAGTGTGGTTTACCAAACCTATGAATGCTACCTGTACATGTGATAAATGTTCCGGGAAAGCTACCGTTTGGATGAAAGGTAACGAAATTATAAGAGTTACAGCCAGAAAAGATCAGTGGGGTGAAGTTGAAGAATTCATTTGTGATACATGCCGTTTTGAAAGAAAAGAACTGTCTGACTGGAATATCGAAGGTCCAAGACACATCGACAGACACTCCGTTATTTCATTAAATCACTACGAAAAACCAAAGGATGAACTAAGAGTTTTAGACAACCCTCTGGCTAAAGAAATCAGTGAAAAAGACGAAAAATTATAA
- the nuoF gene encoding NADH-quinone oxidoreductase subunit NuoF: MSKKLLLKDAHIEGIRYFETYRKQGGYTAAEKALKMTPDEILEEVKASGLRGRGGAGFPTGMKWSFLAKPEGVPRHLVVNADESEPGTFKDRYLMEFLPHLLIEGMLISSYCLGSNVSYIYIRGEYSWIPDILEEAIEEAKAAGFLGKNILGTGFDCEIYVQRGGGAYICGEETALLESLEGKRGNPRLKPPFPAVKGLWERPTVVNNVESIAAIVPIIDITGAEYAKIGVGRSTGTKLISACGNINKPGVYEIDMTITVEEFIYSDEYCGGIKDGKRLKACIPGGSSVPIVPANLLLKTVNGEPRYMNYESLADGGFATGTMMGSGGFIVLDEDQCVVEHTMTLARFYNHESCGQCTPCREGTGWMYKILKKIEKGEGKMEDIDLLWDIQRKIEGNTICPLGDAAAWPVAAAIRHFRDEFEWHIKNPELSQTQNYGLANYADPIPAAASN, translated from the coding sequence ATGAGTAAAAAACTTTTACTTAAAGACGCACATATAGAAGGTATCCGCTACTTTGAAACTTACCGGAAACAGGGAGGTTACACCGCAGCTGAAAAAGCCTTGAAAATGACACCGGACGAAATTCTGGAGGAGGTAAAAGCTTCAGGACTTCGCGGACGTGGCGGAGCTGGATTCCCGACCGGAATGAAATGGAGTTTTTTGGCGAAACCGGAAGGCGTCCCAAGACACCTGGTGGTAAATGCCGATGAATCTGAACCTGGAACCTTCAAAGACCGGTATCTGATGGAGTTTCTTCCTCATCTACTGATCGAAGGAATGCTGATTTCATCTTACTGTTTAGGCTCGAACGTTTCTTATATCTATATCCGTGGAGAATATTCGTGGATTCCTGATATTCTGGAAGAAGCGATTGAAGAGGCTAAAGCGGCAGGATTTTTAGGTAAAAATATTCTTGGAACTGGTTTCGATTGTGAAATTTATGTTCAGAGAGGAGGTGGCGCATATATCTGTGGTGAAGAAACAGCACTGTTGGAATCCCTTGAAGGTAAAAGAGGAAATCCAAGACTGAAACCACCATTCCCGGCCGTAAAAGGGCTTTGGGAAAGGCCAACGGTAGTGAATAACGTTGAATCTATTGCAGCCATCGTTCCGATCATTGATATTACAGGTGCTGAATACGCTAAAATCGGTGTAGGAAGATCTACCGGCACGAAATTAATTTCTGCCTGCGGAAACATCAACAAACCGGGAGTGTATGAAATCGATATGACCATCACGGTTGAAGAATTCATTTACTCTGATGAATATTGCGGTGGTATTAAAGACGGAAAAAGATTAAAAGCCTGTATCCCCGGAGGAAGTTCCGTTCCGATTGTTCCGGCAAATCTACTCTTGAAGACCGTCAACGGAGAACCGAGATATATGAACTACGAATCATTGGCAGATGGTGGCTTTGCTACCGGAACGATGATGGGTTCAGGAGGTTTCATTGTATTGGATGAAGACCAGTGTGTGGTAGAACATACCATGACTTTAGCCAGATTCTATAATCACGAAAGTTGTGGACAGTGTACCCCTTGCCGTGAAGGTACGGGTTGGATGTACAAGATTTTGAAAAAAATAGAGAAAGGAGAAGGGAAAATGGAAGATATTGATCTGCTTTGGGATATCCAGAGAAAGATAGAAGGAAATACAATCTGCCCGTTAGGTGATGCAGCAGCTTGGCCTGTTGCAGCAGCGATCCGTCATTTCAGAGATGAATTTGAGTGGCATATTAAAAACCCTGAATTATCTCAAACGCAAAATTATGGATTAGCAAATTATGCAGATCCTATCCCAGCTGCAGCAAGTAATTAA
- a CDS encoding NADH-quinone oxidoreductase subunit NuoE family protein has product MSETIAFKPESLAQVYKIIARYPEGRQKSALLPVLHLAQKEFGGWLDVPVMDYVAELLSIKPIEVYEVATFYTMFNMKPVGKYVLEVCRTGPCMVCGSEKILDHIRTKLNIKDGQTTEDGMFTLKPAECLGACGYAPMMQLGKFFHENLTIEKVDEILDLCREGQVDLD; this is encoded by the coding sequence ATGAGCGAAACAATAGCTTTTAAACCGGAAAGTTTAGCACAGGTATATAAAATTATCGCAAGATATCCTGAGGGAAGACAAAAATCTGCTCTTCTCCCGGTTCTGCATTTGGCACAGAAAGAATTCGGCGGATGGCTGGACGTTCCTGTGATGGATTATGTTGCTGAATTATTAAGTATTAAGCCAATTGAGGTCTATGAAGTAGCGACTTTCTATACCATGTTCAATATGAAACCGGTTGGTAAATATGTTTTGGAAGTTTGCAGGACGGGACCTTGTATGGTTTGCGGAAGTGAAAAAATCCTTGACCATATCAGAACAAAACTGAACATTAAGGACGGACAGACTACGGAAGACGGAATGTTCACATTAAAGCCTGCTGAATGTCTTGGTGCCTGTGGATATGCACCTATGATGCAGTTAGGAAAATTCTTTCATGAAAATTTAACAATAGAGAAAGTTGACGAGATCCTTGATCTTTGCAGAGAAGGACAGGTTGATTTAGACTAA
- a CDS encoding NADH-quinone oxidoreductase subunit D — protein MKDNSLSNILNQYDSKEQIDGQLYTLNLGPTHPATHGIFQNILTMDGERILHAEQTVGYIHRAFEKISERRNYAQITTLTDRMNYCSAPINNIGWHMTVEKLIGVEVPKRVDYMRVILMELARIGDHLICNGVTGMDSGAITGLTYMFIERERIYDMYEQICGARMTTNMGRIGGFERDFTPRFHELLQDFLKTFPPRFKEFCTLLERNRIFMDRTIGAGAISAERALSYGFTGPNLRAAGVDYDVRVAQPYSSYEDFDFIIPVGTAGDTYDRFMVRQQEIWESIKIIKQAYDNLPEGPFHADVPDFYLPEKADVYQKMEALIYHFKIVMGETDVPKGEVYHAVEGGNGELGFYLVSDGGRSPYRLHFRRPCFIYYQAYPEMITGSVISDAIVTMCSMNIIAGELDA, from the coding sequence ATGAAAGATAACTCATTATCTAATATACTTAACCAATACGACAGTAAAGAGCAGATTGACGGTCAACTATATACCCTCAATTTAGGTCCTACCCACCCTGCCACTCACGGGATTTTCCAGAACATCTTAACCATGGACGGGGAAAGGATCCTTCATGCTGAGCAGACCGTAGGCTACATCCACAGGGCATTTGAAAAGATTTCCGAAAGAAGGAATTATGCTCAGATCACCACCCTTACCGATCGTATGAATTACTGTTCGGCACCGATCAACAATATCGGCTGGCACATGACTGTTGAAAAGCTGATTGGCGTTGAAGTTCCTAAACGTGTAGATTATATGCGTGTCATCCTGATGGAATTAGCAAGAATTGGTGATCACCTTATCTGTAACGGGGTAACGGGAATGGATTCCGGAGCTATCACCGGGCTTACGTACATGTTTATCGAAAGAGAACGGATCTACGATATGTACGAGCAGATCTGCGGAGCAAGAATGACAACCAATATGGGGAGAATCGGTGGCTTTGAGCGGGATTTCACTCCAAGATTCCACGAGTTATTACAGGATTTCCTTAAAACTTTCCCACCAAGATTCAAAGAATTCTGTACTTTACTGGAAAGAAACAGAATCTTCATGGACAGAACCATCGGAGCAGGAGCTATTTCAGCGGAGAGAGCGTTAAGCTACGGATTTACGGGTCCGAACTTACGTGCAGCGGGAGTAGATTATGATGTGAGAGTGGCACAGCCTTATTCTTCTTACGAGGATTTCGACTTCATCATTCCTGTAGGAACTGCAGGTGACACGTACGACCGTTTCATGGTCCGTCAGCAGGAAATCTGGGAATCTATTAAAATCATCAAACAAGCATACGACAATCTTCCTGAAGGACCATTCCACGCGGATGTACCGGATTTTTATCTTCCTGAAAAGGCTGATGTTTATCAAAAAATGGAAGCATTGATCTACCACTTTAAAATCGTAATGGGAGAAACGGATGTACCTAAGGGCGAAGTTTACCATGCTGTAGAAGGCGGTAACGGGGAATTAGGTTTCTATCTGGTGAGTGATGGCGGTAGAAGCCCTTACAGACTCCATTTCAGAAGACCTTGTTTCATCTATTACCAGGCATATCCTGAGATGATTACAGGTTCTGTAATTTCTGATGCGATCGTAACGATGTGCAGTATGAATATTATTGCGGGAGAATTAGACGCATAA
- a CDS encoding NADH-quinone oxidoreductase subunit C translates to MTNEFVLEAITREFPESVIASSEPYGMLTIEVKKEDIKKIIHYLKDSSLEINFLTDVCGIHYPEFPEKEIGVVYHLQNMMVNFRLRLKIFMSRENIEVDSLVELYAGANWMERETYDFFGIKFKGHPDLRPILNMEDLGYHPMLKEYRLEDGTRTDKDDAMFGR, encoded by the coding sequence ATGACGAACGAATTTGTATTAGAAGCCATCACAAGGGAATTTCCGGAATCTGTAATCGCCAGTTCAGAGCCTTACGGGATGCTGACGATTGAGGTGAAGAAAGAAGATATAAAGAAAATCATTCATTATCTTAAAGATTCATCCTTAGAAATTAATTTTCTTACAGACGTTTGCGGAATCCATTATCCGGAATTTCCTGAAAAAGAGATCGGTGTGGTATACCACTTACAGAATATGATGGTTAACTTCAGGCTGCGCCTGAAAATTTTCATGTCCAGAGAAAACATCGAAGTAGATTCTTTAGTGGAATTATATGCGGGAGCTAACTGGATGGAAAGGGAAACTTATGATTTCTTCGGAATTAAATTTAAGGGACATCCCGACCTCAGACCTATTCTGAATATGGAAGATCTGGGATACCACCCTATGTTGAAAGAATATCGCCTGGAAGACGGTACAAGAACCGATAAGGACGATGCAATGTTCGGAAGATAA
- a CDS encoding NADH-quinone oxidoreductase subunit B yields MSDNKPVIRTDAPAPEGFEGEGFFATKLSSVIGMARKFSLWPLPFATSCCGIEFMATLNPTYDASRFGMERNSFSPRQADMLMVCGTIAKKLGPVLKEVYTQMAEPKWVVAVGACACSGGIFDTYSVLQGIDKIIPVDVYVPGCPPRPEQIIEGVMQVQALAESESIRRRDMPEYQKLLDSYNISN; encoded by the coding sequence ATGTCTGATAACAAACCAGTAATAAGAACAGATGCCCCTGCTCCCGAAGGATTTGAAGGAGAAGGGTTTTTCGCAACAAAACTGAGCAGTGTAATCGGGATGGCAAGAAAGTTTTCGCTTTGGCCATTGCCTTTTGCCACCTCTTGCTGCGGTATCGAGTTTATGGCTACCCTGAACCCGACGTATGATGCTTCAAGATTTGGTATGGAAAGAAACTCTTTCTCGCCAAGACAGGCTGATATGCTGATGGTTTGCGGAACTATAGCTAAGAAATTGGGACCTGTCCTGAAAGAAGTATACACCCAGATGGCTGAGCCGAAATGGGTGGTGGCCGTAGGAGCCTGTGCTTGCAGCGGCGGTATTTTTGACACCTATTCTGTATTACAGGGAATTGATAAAATCATCCCGGTAGATGTATATGTTCCCGGATGTCCTCCGAGACCTGAACAGATTATCGAAGGTGTAATGCAGGTGCAGGCATTGGCAGAAAGCGAAAGCATCAGAAGAAGAGATATGCCGGAATACCAGAAATTATTAGATTCTTACAACATAAGCAACTAA
- a CDS encoding NADH-quinone oxidoreductase subunit A codes for MNLPESYIPILLQAGVAIAFVAVSLLGAHFLGPKQKKGNSVKNQSWECGVPVEGNARTPFSIKYFLTAVLFVLFDIEIVFFYPYAVNFREFGMEGFLAVLTFVAIFFMAFFYVWKRGALDWDK; via the coding sequence ATGAATTTACCTGAAAGTTACATTCCAATCCTTTTACAGGCAGGTGTTGCGATAGCATTCGTAGCGGTTTCTCTGCTTGGCGCGCATTTTTTAGGTCCTAAACAGAAAAAAGGAAATTCTGTTAAAAACCAAAGCTGGGAATGTGGAGTCCCGGTAGAAGGAAATGCAAGAACACCGTTTTCTATTAAATATTTTCTGACTGCGGTATTATTCGTATTGTTCGATATCGAAATCGTATTTTTTTATCCCTATGCTGTCAATTTCAGAGAATTCGGAATGGAAGGATTCCTGGCAGTGCTTACCTTCGTGGCGATTTTCTTCATGGCATTTTTTTATGTATGGAAACGCGGCGCATTAGATTGGGATAAATAA
- a CDS encoding GNAT family N-acetyltransferase: MSGVALIEVKTRDELKQFVKFPMDLYKNNPYYVPSFIKDEFKIWDPKENPALSYSESKQFLAKKDNKVVGRIAVMINHKEEKELGIKKVRFGWIDFIDDKEVSKALIQTVIEYAKDHGIDKIEGPMGFTNLDKAGMLTMGFDKLATMIGIYNHAYYPEHLEELGLTKEKEWVEFEMNFPKILPEKVEKFSGLIAQKYKLKVLPFKTKEEILPFVEPMFKLLDETYKHLSTYTPISEEQIKTYKEKYFPFIDKNYVICVVDEHNELVSFAITMPSYSKALQKSKGKLFPFGWWHFLQASKKNDRANFYLIGIHPEYQRRGVTAIIFKEIFVRFTSMGIEFAETNPELEENKSVQVLWQDYNPVNHKRRRTYSLTIGS, translated from the coding sequence ATGTCTGGAGTCGCACTAATTGAAGTAAAAACACGAGATGAATTAAAACAGTTCGTTAAATTTCCTATGGACCTTTATAAAAATAATCCCTATTATGTTCCGTCATTCATTAAGGATGAATTCAAAATCTGGGATCCCAAGGAAAATCCGGCATTAAGCTATTCAGAATCGAAACAATTTCTTGCAAAAAAAGACAATAAAGTAGTTGGGAGAATTGCTGTAATGATCAATCATAAGGAAGAAAAAGAACTGGGAATTAAAAAAGTCCGGTTCGGATGGATTGATTTCATTGATGACAAAGAGGTTTCCAAAGCGCTGATTCAAACGGTAATTGAGTATGCTAAAGACCATGGCATAGATAAGATCGAGGGGCCTATGGGATTTACAAATCTTGACAAGGCAGGAATGCTGACGATGGGTTTTGACAAACTGGCTACGATGATCGGCATTTACAATCATGCATATTATCCCGAACATCTTGAGGAACTAGGCTTAACGAAAGAAAAAGAGTGGGTGGAATTTGAAATGAATTTCCCGAAAATCCTGCCTGAAAAAGTGGAAAAATTCAGCGGACTTATCGCCCAGAAATACAAGCTTAAAGTTCTTCCCTTTAAAACAAAAGAGGAGATTTTACCATTTGTAGAACCCATGTTTAAGCTTTTGGATGAAACTTATAAACATCTTTCAACTTATACCCCTATTTCAGAGGAGCAGATCAAAACCTATAAGGAGAAATACTTCCCGTTTATTGATAAAAACTACGTCATCTGTGTGGTAGATGAACATAATGAGCTGGTATCTTTTGCCATTACGATGCCTTCTTACTCAAAAGCTCTGCAAAAATCCAAAGGGAAACTCTTTCCTTTCGGGTGGTGGCACTTCTTACAGGCAAGCAAGAAAAACGACCGGGCCAATTTTTACCTGATCGGAATTCATCCTGAATACCAGAGACGCGGAGTGACCGCAATTATATTTAAAGAAATTTTTGTCCGCTTTACCAGTATGGGTATTGAGTTTGCCGAAACCAATCCTGAGCTTGAGGAAAACAAGAGTGTACAGGTTTTATGGCAGGATTACAACCCGGTGAACCATAAAAGACGAAGAACCTATTCGCTGACGATAGGCTCATAA
- a CDS encoding zinc metallopeptidase yields MIGYYIIIGISMLISWYVSWKLKSKFEYYSKVHLRNGLSGKEVAEKMLRDNGINDVQVMSVPGQLTDHYNPENKTVNLSEAVYMQRNAAAAAVAAHECGHAVQHAVGYSMLQLRSKLVPVVQISSNLMQFVIIAGLVIMSATASIENPRGNTLVLAIGVIMFACTTLFAFITLPVEYDASNRAMKWLRDTGTVTSEEYVGVKDSLKWAARTYVVAALGSLAQLLYWASLLMGGRRD; encoded by the coding sequence ATGATTGGTTATTATATAATTATAGGGATTTCCATGCTTATCAGCTGGTATGTATCATGGAAATTGAAATCGAAATTTGAATATTATTCTAAGGTACATCTCAGGAATGGACTTTCAGGAAAGGAAGTGGCAGAAAAAATGTTGAGAGACAACGGCATTAATGATGTACAGGTAATGTCGGTTCCGGGACAGTTAACGGATCACTATAATCCTGAAAATAAGACGGTTAATCTTTCAGAAGCAGTGTATATGCAGAGGAATGCGGCAGCGGCGGCTGTTGCGGCACACGAATGCGGTCACGCAGTGCAGCACGCTGTAGGATATTCGATGCTGCAGCTGAGATCCAAGTTGGTTCCGGTAGTGCAGATCAGTTCTAATTTAATGCAGTTTGTAATTATTGCAGGGTTGGTCATCATGTCAGCGACTGCGTCGATAGAAAATCCGAGGGGAAACACATTAGTTCTGGCAATAGGGGTTATTATGTTTGCCTGCACCACGCTTTTTGCTTTTATTACCCTGCCTGTAGAATATGATGCCAGCAACAGAGCCATGAAGTGGCTTAGAGATACGGGTACCGTGACTTCGGAAGAATACGTAGGGGTAAAAGACAGTCTGAAGTGGGCTGCAAGAACCTATGTTGTTGCTGCTCTCGGTTCCCTGGCACAGCTTCTGTACTGGGCATCTCTGCTGATGGGCGGAAGAAGAGATTAA
- a CDS encoding IMPACT family protein — MQFEYKTIEKSVENTLLKEKGSKFIGFAFPVNNEKELKNALEKVRTEHPKATHHCYAFRMGLNGENYRANDDGEPSGSAGLPIYNQLLAHEITNVLVISVRYYGGTKLGVSGLVKAYKECAKITLEEANIVTRELETEIDIRFNFNQQNIIFTLLSKFDAKIISFDSQEKASILAKIKLKHKDEISESLSNLQHVEYTLS, encoded by the coding sequence ATGCAGTTCGAATACAAAACCATAGAAAAATCCGTAGAAAATACCTTACTAAAGGAAAAAGGAAGCAAGTTCATCGGATTTGCTTTTCCCGTAAACAATGAAAAGGAGCTTAAAAATGCTTTAGAAAAAGTAAGGACTGAACATCCGAAGGCGACCCATCACTGTTATGCTTTCAGAATGGGTCTGAATGGTGAAAACTATCGCGCCAATGATGACGGAGAGCCTTCCGGAAGTGCAGGTCTACCGATTTACAATCAGCTTTTAGCCCATGAAATTACCAATGTACTGGTCATCTCCGTCCGGTACTACGGAGGGACAAAACTGGGTGTTTCAGGTTTGGTGAAGGCTTATAAAGAATGCGCAAAAATAACTTTAGAAGAAGCGAATATTGTAACCAGAGAGCTGGAAACGGAAATTGACATCCGGTTTAATTTTAACCAGCAGAATATTATTTTTACCCTTTTATCAAAATTTGACGCAAAAATCATCAGTTTTGACTCCCAGGAAAAGGCTTCCATTCTTGCTAAGATAAAATTAAAACATAAAGACGAAATTTCAGAGTCCTTATCCAATTTACAGCATGTAGAATATACGCTCTCATAG
- the ribD gene encoding bifunctional diaminohydroxyphosphoribosylaminopyrimidine deaminase/5-amino-6-(5-phosphoribosylamino)uracil reductase RibD, with the protein MQDEFYIKRCIELAQKALGKTYPNPLVGSIIVHNGKIIGEGYHHKAGENHAEINAIHSVEDKSLIPESTIYVSLEPCAHYGKTPPCALKIKEMGFRKVVIGAMDSHDKVNGKGKKIIQDAGIEVISGVLEKECIELNKRFFTYHEKKRPYIILKWAESGDGFLDKNFKPYSISNALVNQFVHQLRADEHSILVGTQTALNDNPGLTVRNAVGINPVRILIDFELKVPADFKIYNDEAKTLVFNCIKEESHQNIHFIRIGKENFLQDLMDALYRQQIQSVIIEGGSFTLQQFINANLWDEAMVIKNENLKLENGTKAPEFDLKPTKISNFRDNKISTYLPQF; encoded by the coding sequence ATGCAGGACGAATTTTATATTAAAAGATGTATTGAACTTGCTCAGAAAGCATTGGGTAAAACATATCCTAACCCATTGGTAGGAAGCATCATCGTGCATAACGGTAAAATTATAGGCGAAGGCTACCATCATAAAGCAGGTGAAAATCATGCAGAAATTAATGCTATCCATTCTGTAGAGGACAAAAGCCTCATTCCGGAATCTACCATTTATGTTTCTCTCGAGCCCTGTGCTCACTATGGAAAAACACCACCCTGTGCCCTGAAAATTAAAGAAATGGGCTTCAGGAAAGTTGTGATCGGGGCCATGGATTCTCATGATAAAGTGAATGGAAAAGGAAAAAAAATCATTCAGGATGCGGGAATTGAAGTTATTTCCGGAGTATTGGAAAAAGAATGTATTGAATTGAACAAAAGATTTTTCACCTATCATGAAAAGAAAAGACCTTACATTATCTTAAAATGGGCAGAATCCGGGGATGGATTTTTAGACAAAAACTTCAAGCCCTACTCTATTTCCAATGCTTTGGTCAATCAGTTTGTACATCAGTTGAGAGCCGATGAACACAGTATTTTAGTGGGGACACAAACCGCTTTGAACGACAATCCGGGTTTAACCGTAAGAAATGCAGTAGGGATAAATCCGGTGAGAATTTTAATTGACTTTGAATTAAAAGTTCCCGCAGATTTTAAGATATACAATGATGAAGCAAAGACGCTGGTTTTTAACTGCATTAAAGAAGAAAGTCATCAGAATATTCATTTTATCAGGATCGGTAAGGAGAATTTTCTCCAGGATTTAATGGATGCCTTGTATAGGCAGCAGATTCAGTCGGTCATTATCGAAGGCGGGAGTTTTACTTTACAACAATTTATTAATGCCAATCTTTGGGATGAAGCAATGGTTATAAAAAACGAAAATCTGAAGCTGGAGAATGGGACAAAGGCTCCTGAGTTTGATCTTAAACCCACCAAAATTTCAAATTTCAGAGATAATAAAATTTCAACGTATCTGCCCCAATTTTAA